Proteins co-encoded in one Stenotrophomonas maltophilia genomic window:
- a CDS encoding CS1 type fimbrial major subunit, translated as MNLKKVLLSTAAALVIAPAASFAADFPVTVSVEAIIPAADGLQITPVGGWDAITQTMGWDIARQDLRPISQQIDMRSNAAIEGYLTNDAALTSGANLLPMAVRVNGKTLATGAAGKVEILTAAEAAASQRVAVEIATTKPGTGYVEGNYAGQVYMMFESTP; from the coding sequence ATGAACCTGAAGAAGGTCCTGCTCTCCACCGCCGCCGCCCTGGTCATTGCTCCGGCCGCCAGCTTCGCCGCCGATTTCCCGGTCACGGTTTCCGTGGAGGCCATCATCCCGGCGGCCGATGGCCTGCAGATCACCCCGGTCGGCGGGTGGGATGCGATCACCCAGACCATGGGCTGGGACATCGCCCGCCAGGATCTGCGCCCGATCAGCCAGCAGATCGACATGCGCAGCAATGCGGCCATCGAAGGCTACCTGACCAATGATGCGGCGCTGACCTCCGGTGCCAACCTGCTGCCGATGGCCGTGCGCGTGAACGGCAAGACGCTGGCCACCGGCGCGGCAGGCAAGGTCGAGATCCTCACTGCCGCCGAGGCCGCAGCCAGCCAGCGCGTTGCGGTGGAAATCGCCACCACCAAGCCGGGCACCGGCTACGTGGAAGGCAACTACGCCGGCCAGGTCTACATGATGTTCGAAAGCACCCCGTAA